AACATGTCTGTGCTCAGAGGCCCACAGACCACtttcacacagcggccattttcctctgaggtcACGCTCGGGGTGGGAAGAAGTCCAAATGTAGAGAATCTGACAAAtgatcatttcactgcttcccgattgatcagcaactgaaacgGTGATGGATGGTGATAATCTGGCCATATTTTAAGGTAGatcaacatatttgataacccactagctaacgttagcattcagtCACTTCCTAGTTTGATTaaatccagtgtgtttcacatCCAGGTTTAAGTACATGTGTCctagatgtgtgttgatattttagaataaATTTACACCTTTCCTATCGTATCATGTAccactatcaaacagtaatgttaagtggctgaatgctaacgttagctgttgtccAACCAAAGCTAACAGGTTATCAAACATGCTGttttacctttaaaatgtgaccaaatGTTTCctggattttcactatccattgtcttttcagttgctgatcaatcaggacgtgttgaaatgaaaataattagtcAGATTCCCTACTTTAGGACTTTATTTGGAGAGTTTTTGGGATCTGACAGTGTTTGCTTTAACGGTGGTGATTATTAAGTCTGCTGATAATCTGctgtttctcttcctccatAGCTGGCTCTGGCTCCAAAGCTGCCTCCCTGCACTGGACAGCAGAGCGAGTGCTGAGCATCTTGCTGCTGGCCATGGGACCTGTAGCCTATTTTAACCCCAGTCCTGCCATTGACTATTCCCTGGCTGCTGCCTTGACCCTGCATGGACACTGGTACGACTGGCAAACACTAACCTGAACCCTGGTTGCATTAGTTAAAGTtttgtatatatgtacacatttttaaatggctTTCCTCTACTTGAGGAAAGTTTTACacataaaacctccatggatcaaaaattcattAAAGAGTCCTAATTGATTAggtgtcacaattctccaaatccatgATTAGTTTTGATTAAGGTCAcactttgatttttgattttaacaCTTTTATCACACTGATTGGTTATGTCTTTGTTTGACTATTGCATCTGTATGTGTATGGTTTTGTGCCCGGTCATtactgttatttacattttcatttcttctttaaaaagaaaatgggaAACTTACAACAGCTTCACTctatcctggtggctttttgcagtCTAGGGTtagacaagttcaaataatacataccaaaaataaagattcctgagttcaacaaaaaatagcATCCATCAgagattcaacaataaacaacaaaatataaaaattcagtttattacaaatttgttttctcaaatctgtccagagtaaaccttcttcacaaacaaatcaataaaggatctctggcaATGTTATCAGTTCAGTTCTTCCCCCATGAGTAAACCCTCATAAATGCAAACGTGATGGGTAAATAACTTCATGACAAGCTCCACAGGTAGTTGTAGTCACCAGTGCAAATTGGGGCAGTAATTTGACTTGTCAGTGACTTGTCAGACTTGTCAATCCTCACCTCTGTGGTCACACACTAGCAGATTGTGATTTAATAGATCACAGGCTTTTGGGGAGTATGAGTCAAAACGCTCTGAACCCACTGTAAACTTATTCAGGGTTCCCACGTGTCCTGGAGAACCTGGAAAACAGTTGACCAGTTTTCCAGTCATGGAAAACACATGGGAGAACAcaatgagagaaaaagcagaatgtcctgaaacattatttaaactcCCTTTTAAGTAACCCTTGGTTATTGGTGTTCAGGCAGCCATGGATAATACACTGTAATTCCCAAGAGAAAAAGGCATTGGGGTTgtaaattgattaattaaggAAGATAATAGTATATGGCCGCACTCCCTGTCTGTCGTACCAGTTAGATCgtcactgaaaatgtcctggaaaagtcctggaaaatgaaaagagcGGGAACCCTGTTATTTCCCAAATGTCTCCAGCTAGTACAAAGATGTAGCTTTTTCACGGACCCTTACAGGACAAAAGGCAAAGTTTGTACCACGGGGGTTTGGTGGGGGGAATTCAGCCACGTTGCCTTACCTGTCAGCACCTATTAATCCAGCCCTGGTTAGTTCCGGCTCTGTTTGCAGACTTGAGAAGGTGGCTTTAGCTTAGTGTCACAGTGATGTGTTCTTCCATCAGTTAGAGCACAGACTAAACAGCATGGCAGGTGTAGGCCATAAATCCCAGTCATGAGTAGTGATAAGTCTGTGGCTGACAGCTTTAAGGCGGGTGCATATCTTGAAGGGTCAAGCCATGCCCTCTTCGACAAAAACCAGTTTGATGAATAATGTCATTTAGTGTCAGTGGTGACATAAGTTGAAGCATAAGCATCGTCGGTGCCTAATAGGATTTTATAAGCTCTAAGGAATGTTGGAACTGAATGCCAACTTGTTAAACATGGCTTCAAGAAGTCATTAAGCCTTTTGAATTTAGGTGGCAAAAtggttttattcattcatttagtctataatggagacacAAAGCAGATAGAAGTGGTGCCAGGCTGTAAGcaaaaaacttgtctattgccagtttaagttgTTGGTTGTAGCTTTTATTGGGTAAAAAACTATTACACTCACCAAAATGATTGCTGTAATCTCTGAAGGCAGTGTCGCTGGTAAAAGTAGGTTCAGAGGGGCGAGAAATGAAGACGATCAGCCAGGCATACAACCCCAGCACGTAGCAGGGATGCTCGAGTGAATTGGGATCTGGATCAGTGGCTTCTCCACTTAAGCAGCTTAAGCGGTCTTTGCCACTTCTGAAATAGAGTTCAGCAAATATGGACCTGCATTTCTACAGCTCTTTTCAAGTCTACTGACCGTTCAAAGCGCTTTACAGCACTTGACCCAAACATATCTTGGCTCTACAATCACACCCACTTTAGCACAGATTGGTTGCGTTGTTAAAAGTTTGTGTGGATGGTCATACACACTTTTCTTGATGACATTGTGTTACCTTGTTCATATGAAGCACACTGAGGCCTTTTCTGAAAACAAGATCTGTTCGTCTCTTCAGTGACTGCtcactttttctgtgtttgcatgtatttTGTCTTGTAGGGGTATCGGGCAGGTGTTAACAGACTACGTTCACGGTGATGCAAAGGTCAAGATGGCCAATGCAGGTCTCTTCCTCCTGTCCACGGTCACCTTCGCTGGCCTTTGCTACTTCAACTACAACGACGTGGGCATCTGCAAAGCTATTGCCCTGCTCTGGAGCAAATAAATATAAGTGTGGACTGGAAAACTTAGGAGGACCTAGACACTGGGACGGGAGCAATCTTGTCCTGGCTGATTGTAAAAATTCAAGGTGTTCTATGTAAATTCTtataaatatatcattttgacAATATTACGGTGATTCACAATTGTGTAATTGTAACGTCGATCAATACAATGGTTTGCGACTGGGATCCATTTTCTGTTGAAATATGTGGGAAATTAGCGTCTTCTAGTGTTCACTGTGGACTTAAAGCTACGTTTCCCTATAGTTTTGATCCCAAGCAACAGGATGTccagtttttgaaaatgtcaattCCAGATTCACAAATAAGAGATCCAGTGTCGAGACATGTACTTGTTCTATTTACTGGGCACATGCATGTTTTCAACAAGACAGCCATGACTTCTAGCAAGTCTTACAGGACAATGCTGTTTGacatctaatttattttttcatgttcaggTCCTTTTTGTGGAAGATTTCTTAAATGTCTCGTTTCCATCACAATATGTCTACATACTACCTTTTGCTCTTGAACCCATCAGGATTAACAGAGCAGCACTACAGATTAGAGCAGTGTTCATAGAAGAGTTGACACCACCCTCCACTCCACCCCCAGTTTACAAATGATTCAACATGTCCACTTAATGTGTCTTTTGTTATCACAGCCTCATCTTTTCAcgcagcctcagtgtactccCGTGTCTTGACTGGCTATGTTGTAAGCAACTTAAAGTCAGAGGTTGTATTTTGAAGTCAAGTGTGCAGTACTGTTGTTTGTGCAGTGAGGAgatctgctctgctgctctacTGAAGGTTCATTTATGGTAAGGGAGGCTAGATATGAAGGGTATCATAATTTAAAGCCATCCAGCAATACTCAGCCTACTATGAAGTCTAGCAGTGTACAAACTCCTGTCAACTAACAGTGTATACGCAGAGTCTGAAAGTAACAGCTGCACAATGCCGTCCTCTGCCAATAAAATATCTCTCAAGACAGTAACAGTGACGTTCGTAAGAATCTCTCTGTTACATATTGAGTCATGTACTTCATGCATGAATTACAAACTCCTTCCacttatttattttgaccaatTCTAGATTCTTGGCAGTTCTTCTAAGTTTTTCAACCTCTTGGCAAACGAGGCAAAAACTTTCAGGCACTGTTCTGAAATCATTGCGAGCCTGTATGATATTCAACATTCAATATGGCTGGCTAATCAAAAGCTGTTGATGTTATCATGTGATTTTGGAACATTTATTCATAGTATTTAATTGGCAATCACACACGCAGCTCCTTGCATGCAGTTATTTTAATACCAGCAATTTTTTTGTGTACTGCTGGAATGAGCATCACAGGTCGAGTTCATTGAGTTCTGCGTTCAGTCTGTCGATGAGAGCTTACAAACTTGGTTGGTCTGTTTGCTTCTTACAGCAATTTTCAATTTGTATTCTCTGTCCCGCTAATGTCATTTGAATTCATTATACGCACAAAATACAATGTGGCAAAACAATTGTGCTTTTCCTGCCTCTGCAAAATAAAGTTggctttacatttgttttcatattttattaccAAACAATAAAAACGATGAGTACAATGACAGAAGAGTACAAAAGGTATACAATTCAGTGATACtagaaaagtataaaaacacatctacaAACTagcaagaaataaaaacagacttgaAAATTTTGGAACAAAAATgactaataaaataaaaactgtcccATAAAACTGAATACAAATGAATGCCACATTGAGTTTGAACAATTTTCTCAATTATTTCACATAGATATTTAACATAGCTTGTTGATAAGAATTAcataatgtcttattttttattatcaatattGACAACTTTAGACTTCCATATGTTCAAAAGTGACTGACAGTGAAGGAAAATAAGTCAAAACTCCAGTTTCTAGAAAATACACAACAGTAGACTTGCTGAACTGTGCTGACTGATACACAAGATATTTACACTCATTCTGATggattctgtctttttttgtatttttactattAAAGCTTGGGTTGGTAAGATTGTGGAAACAAGCAAGAGCAGCCAAACTTCACATTCACTATGTTCCACAGGTTCTCTTAGCTTTTTGagtataataaaaacataaaaaaaacaactcttaaatcacataaaacaagcaaaatagcTGTCAAGAGCATACCTCAGTCCATAAAGACTACCCAGCCCAACATAGACTTAATCCAATTTCCATTGTTTAC
This is a stretch of genomic DNA from Pagrus major chromosome 2, Pma_NU_1.0. It encodes these proteins:
- the LOC141013448 gene encoding succinate dehydrogenase [ubiquinone] cytochrome b small subunit B, mitochondrial-like, yielding MAAIVRLSAVCRRGVKPLFYQTTLLARPLVIPHKHQEQPYMLTARIHASQALYAGSGSKAASLHWTAERVLSILLLAMGPVAYFNPSPAIDYSLAAALTLHGHWGIGQVLTDYVHGDAKVKMANAGLFLLSTVTFAGLCYFNYNDVGICKAIALLWSK